Part of the Vigna unguiculata cultivar IT97K-499-35 chromosome 3, ASM411807v1, whole genome shotgun sequence genome, tttctgttttcagtttttaGGACACTGGTTATGAATTGTGATTCTTcgatgtgttattttttattcataaagctATTGAAAAATACTACTGGCTGAACGAATTAAATAAGATACGAGAGTCATTCGTTTTTGTAAACCAATATATctcaactaaaataaattaggggagtatttcaaaacttttcttGACAAAAACACAACCATAAATGTTCTGGTTTATCAGCATAATTATTTGTAAAGTAATCTCTTAATattatggaaaaagaaaaattaagccTTAGTGAGTATTACAATTTTAGCTAATTTTTTCTATCAGCAATTTTAGTTAATGTTGTATCACGTAATATTGCGGGGGCATTTCAAAACATTTcttaacaaaagaagaaattcataaaataactTGGTGTATATTCTGGTTTATCAACATGATCACTGTAAAGAAATCTCTTAATAATTTTcgtatgaaagaaagaaaagttagGCCTAAGTGAGTATAACAATTTTAGCTAATGTTTTTTCACGTATAACTTGGAGCAGTTAAGTTACTGACTCCAATTTTTGTCCACTTTTTAACCTAATGACTTTTCAGGCATTGTTTTTGTCTAAAGCTGAGAAAACTTTGCTTCCAAGTCATTAGTTGTCTAAAAACAAAGGTCAATCAAACGTACACAGATTTAAGCTCCGAGGATGTAATGTGTTTCgttattttgacaaaaattgtAAAGCAAACTTAACATGTCTATTCAtagtttttcatcttttccaGTAAAGTTTTCCGGCATTTCCTTTCACTTTCtgtaacttaaaaaaattgggtACTTTCCTCGACATTGAAAGTGGTTCAGAAAGTGATCAAATTCTCGAGAGGAATGTACTCTCagataaaaatacaatttatacattaaataatttgaaattctttttttgtttttttaataaccCTCTTAGCATAATACATTTAATAGTTCATCCACTACTTTATTAATGTAATTGAAAAGAGAATTAGCAGAATATACTTGAAAATTATGTGGACTGATAAAGCCGTGTGAAGCGGATCTAAGAAAAAGAACCAATGGGAAGTGGTAAATGGGATGAGAGAAGAAAAAGTAGGAGAAAGAATATAAGAACTTGTGAGTTAAGGAGTTGGAGAAAAAAAAGGTACTTTTAGTATGGAGGAAACTAGGTAATGCCGTGGCAGTGACAATTTATCACGTAGGGACGATGAATCAAACCTACACAAATGGCCAAAAACACACACCTTAAAATCTTTCTCAACTTTTGctaaaacataagaaaaaggTTGTTTAATAATAGGTTTTTTTATGTGCAATGGAAAACACGGCAAAGCCTAAATTTGTGATAGTTTTTCAGCCTTTTACACTCCTCTTGTCCTGCATGTTTAATGACATGTTATGTCAACCCTTTTACTTTACAAGAAGAAACCAATGTTTAGGTTGATCCTGAgtgcaatttaaatattttaatttaaatcttatGAATAGAAAGCACTGTTGAATAAGGAAATTCTATTTAagataaattcaataaaaaaattaattaatattgagaGAAACTTGCCTTTTAGAAGATGGTGGAAATTAGAAGTATGGGAAAATTGAAAATGATGAAATGCAGTGAGCCATCACCATCTTTCAATGGGAATAAGAATCAGTGGGTATGGATGTGTCGCGCAGGTATCGCCACACTAAAATCCAGGcattataatatttgtatagCTCAAGTGTACATCAGTACACGTTAAGCCTAAAAAGCTcaccttttattttgtttttagattttttttttctctttttttttttgggttaaagCCAGATGTTCTTGCTATACTTTTTATTGTTCTAACTTTAATTCCAGTtcttaattatttcaataaacATGTAAAAAGGAGATTGTagaatgtttttttctttttaactatcAAAAGCTAACAATCTACATCTTAAAAGTGAAGTCACAAGCACTCTTTTATCTCAAATGAGCCCACCTAGTAAGAAGGGATTTAAGTGaatgtcaaataaaaatataaatacctCTACGTTATTTAAAAGACACCTAAAAGGAAGAGTTTTACTCATTGtaagttatttaaattagaaaaaaattataaataacttaaaattttagtttgagTTACCTAATCCAAAAATTATCACAGATCACGTAAtttgaaatacattttttttagttttaaagttataggtttaattaatcggaCGGTACCCACTTTAGTACATGTGTGTCGATCTGGTACTcgcttttaaaaaaagtgtcaattgcatcctaatttttaaaaaagtgcttcaattaggtcccttttagacggagttgactaacgccgttaacgacgtgccatgtgtcagtctgtggttttttttattttttatttttaaaaattaaaaattaaaaaaaattgaaaaaaaaaatgtcatgtgTCAGGTCCCTGTGtatgccacgtggcattgttagtGCCACGTGGTATTGTCAGTGTCACGTGACATTGTAATGCCACATGttagtgtcactatcagatgtcattgtgttgattttgatttagttcccatatatgtctttttatatttcaatttagtacctacttatgtgtatctgattcaattttgtcacaatttttttaataattaaaatatctttgtaatccattttttataagattaaaactaattaagtataaataattttacaaaattaagtattaatatttatattgtttctctcaatttcagaccaaatttattatttgtataaatgttttactaatattttttattaaaaatgattttttaacatattactttattaattacttttctaTTAAGTActtatgttttgttaattattattttttttccaaaataaaacaatattgtctcttactaattttaaacccaAATTTCTATTTGTATggatgttatactaatatttttttttattaaaaatgacttaataaaataacttttaccactaaattttaatataaatatcaaatacttaatttttgtaaaaattttatacttaattacttttaattttataaaaaatggattttaattattaaaagtcaaaattgaatcagatacacataagtaggtactaaattgaaacaaaaagacatatatgaggACTAATTCGagatcaacacaatgacatctgatagtgacactgacacgtggcactgacaatgccacgtgtcacacagaGGGACCTGGCAcgttgcatttttaatttttcttttcaaaaattaaaaaaaaaattaaaaaattaaaaaaattaaaaaaaaaaacacatgctGACATGTGGCAAGTCGTTAACGACATTAGTCAATTccgtctgaaagggacctaattgaagcacattttcaaaagttgggatgcaattgacacttttttaaaagcgggtaccagattgacacacctgtaccaaagtgggtaccatccgagtaattaaacctaaattatataatgtggaatctaaattataaaaggtttaattacttgGATGGTATCCGCTTTAGTAGAGGTGTGTCAATGTGGTactaacttttaaaaaagtttcaattacATTCCCATTTTTGGaaaaatgtttcaattaggtTGCTTTCagatgatgtatgtcaattaaaaaaaatatgtctcacatttgaatatttctattatttttttaatatgtgtcTCTACTTATGTGTTTCTTGATTCAAATTTAGTCTCTACTTATGTATCTCTgattcaaatttgtaaaaaaaaattaatcattttttataagattaaaattaattaagtataaatattttcacaGAAATTAAGTACCGATatttatattacaatttaatggtaaaattcattttattaagtcatttttaataaaaaaaattaatataatatttatacaaataaaaaaatcggtttaaaattagtgagagagaatattgttctattttgaaaaaaaaataataattaacaaaacatgagttaatattatacaataatgtaatatgttaacaagtcatttttaataaaaaatattagtataatatttatgcaaataataaatttggtttgaAATCGAAGAGAAAcaatataacattcatacaaataaaaaaaatggtttaaaattagtgagagacaatattgttttattttgcaaaaaaaaaaataattaacaaaggatgagttaataatatacaataatttaatatgttaaaaattcatttttaataaaaaaatattagtataccatttatacaaataataaatttggtttgaaattggagagaaacaatataaatatcaatactttatttttgtaaaaatatttatacttaattagttttaatcttataaaaaatggaataaaaaaatattttaattattaaaaaatattgggtcaaaattgaatcaaagacACATAAgcagagactaaattgaattaacGAGATATATATgcagactaaattgaaatcaagacaatgacattTGACAGTGACATTGacattgacacatggcattatCCTTCCcacgtgacactgacaatgtcacgtgtcacactaGAGACCTGACATGTGTCGTTAATGACGTTAGTAATTTCTGTCTAAAATGGATCTATTTGAAGCACTTTTTAAAAGTTTggatgcaattgacattttttaaaagtgggtacTAGATTAACACACTTCTACCAAAGTGGtatcatccgagtaattaaacaattataaaattataatcctGTTATAACTGAATCAGTTCCTAACTCATGATCTCTATTGTTCGCAGTGCTACCATGTTCATCATAATTAGAGATAacaaataaatctatttttgtaGATATTGTTTGAACTCATTCTCGTTTTGACTAAGAATTTCCGCATTGATTGAATATGGATAAGGGACAACGAACGGTTCTTTTAGTAATTGTGTCTTTGaagtttttatttgattatgataaattattttttaatcttgaactttaagaaaattaatatattgatgaaaaataaaggaatatatttactttttaaaagaatatattcaaCTTCTTTACACATTAGGAAGTAGGATGACAACGgtgcggggcggggacgggtttcgctatcccatacccatccccgtagaaaaaattcatccccatccgcATACCAAAATCCAACGgctatcaaacttttgtcccatcctcatccccaccagttaacgggtataatctcgtacccatacccatatctattttcttactacttcaatatttttaattattttttataaaataataaaaaaatacgataaagaaaacataatattatcaaatattcaatattaggaggatgattctttcttcaatatcaaagtactttgaaataaattataattgtttaccttttaaattagaataccaacaaaaaattcataagaaccaaaatatttattaaatttgcaaacattaatgaaacctagttgataaaattttaaagtatttttaaaaaaatataaaaggaaaacaataattcaaactaaaatatgttttaaatgtttgtttacttcaattttttatattctaatgaatctcttttgtataactaataaaagttataatatatcacttgatcaaaaggatgcaaaagaacaaataataagcataataataaaaatttaacatagatattgtattttttgaactctaatatatgttggatggtgataaaaaatattcatgacaattacattaagtttttatattgtagtaaataaaagttatttatacaattgtattgaaaaaattacaatatgattgataatgagttagacaataaaaattagataaaatatattgaaatagtattctacatgatgaaaataaacaataaataaaaatattcaaaaaaattaacaaatgtttagaaacaatttgagagaccattgaaagaaatcacacaaaggaaaataaatgtataattaagggtatgctaggatgaaaaataccttagagatctatgaaaacttttcaaatatcacatatatactcaatggatgaaaaataacaaaaattattttagcgaaacaaaatagttcttcaaattaaacaaaaattaataataataataataataataataataataataagtaaaatatttttttatattaccgaGTAAATGAAAGTTTtgtgctattaaacacttaaattgagattattaaacattctcatgaaagaaaaatatacaatatatagaaatattaaaaaataatagaaatatttaaatgtgagacataattttttttttaattgacatacatcattttaacataattacataaaggttatgataaaatgaaaaatataatagagatgtgaatgagttttataacaaactaaataattagaagaaataaaaaatagaaatatatatatatatatatatatatatatatatatataatgttacttaattaattgtgaatattttaataacttaaacGGGACAGGTATTATGGCaaggatatgtacatcctcatactcatcccatacccaattaaaaaatTCGGGGATTTTCCATACCCATACTCAGTCAATGCGGGGGTTTCCCATCATAACAGGAACACGTGGgcaggtttatttgccatctatATAATCAAGTATATactaatgatataattattcaattaggGAAGTCAATTCTTaagatttaaagaataattatagGTAGAGAGTTTcctatttattcttattatttggAACGTGATTCGAGAAAACATCTTTAAATATAGggatatttatttcatttctttggtagttacaattttttttatcgtagTTACAATTATAGTAAATTGTGTATTAATTTGTACTGTATTATTAACAATAACTAAAAACTCCTCCAATAGTAACGATCAAGATCCACCATTCGGTATGAATATGAGTAATTcccatttttttgtaattaggTATGGAGTTGAGGATGAGTTTGTTCATATTTGTCTCATCCTTATCCTCTTACCCGCCTTCATCCTcgtctttatttatatattaaaatggtcataatctattaggtaatcttttatatatatatatatatatatatatatatatatatatatatatatatatatatatatatatatatatatatttatttatttatttatatgtatttacatatatgtataatttttaatctttatttttcttttagattacatttttctctttttttaattgtttggcttaccatgaaatcaattcacatcttcaaaatattttctttttcatcaaaacCTTTGTACACCTATTCCCAAATAATgtatgtaaattaaatatttttaatgtttcaaatttaaatatttctatttcatttgatttttttatttattgtttatttttttacatagaatgtctaatttttattttaagtgttcaataacttaaatcttttatttactaagtattataaaaaaaattatcttctttattctcttatacttaatttttgttttatttaaataatgttttttttgttttgctaaaacaatttttatttaaactattggttggttctcattttattttttaaatatcaattagaACATTAGATCTTGATTAGTCTCAATTggatcctttttttttttatgtgtaacAAATAGGTCATTTCAGCTCCTTTTCGTGAAACAACATTTGAACTTGATGAGTTGTAGTATTGTATGAATTATGTGTCATTTGCTCTAACATTTAAAGAGGCAAGCTTTGAAATAAGAGGTTGTCTTTCCCGTTCTTCATTGTTCGGGTGAAGTATGTCTCACTCTCGATCTTTTTCATCTTGCAGGTGTAATGGTTGGGGATGCAAAATCCTAACGTGTCTTCTCATGGTGGTGAAACGAGGAGATTGAGTGTAAAACTCATTTGCTATTGTGGTGAGAATACAATCTTAAAAATTGTAGAACTTCTATAatggaaaacaattttaagattGTCTTAAGTTCAAAGTAAGATCCATGGAAGCAAAATTTACTATTCTCTTTGGTTATTAAAAGTCTGTCAAAAGCACATGTTCGTAAGATATgaagtgagttttttttttttttgcttaaaaTAGTAGGTGTGAAGAATTTGTTAGCTACAATTATTTTTGATGATTGAGTgaataagaaattaaagaaaggGTTGGTccaaagaataaagaaattgatgatgaaaaatgaaagaatagaatggtgaaaacataaaaatatcaatactaTTACCATTACTACTATTAATACTACTACTACCATTCTAAATAACACTACTAATGTGTAACCACTATTGTTACTACTGCCATAACTATTGTTCATATTACCACGAGTTGAGTGtcactactactactactactattattattattattattattattattattattattattattattattattattattattaatgccACAATTACCACTACTATCTTTATGGTGTttagaatataataaatttaatataattttcgtTTGCTATATGATCgattaaatatcataatatgTAGTTATTAAACTAATTCTTATGCTTAATTTTCAACAATTTGCCTTTAGCTTCagcattataattttttttagtagtaatttaaatttggtaAAAAATTGGACGATACAAGCCCCTCCGTATACTTCATCCTTATCTTAAATATAACATCACtaaattagttaataaaaaaatattttattcaaactaaaaatatgtttttaaataattctaacttaatataataacaattaaatgctataatttttaaatacaataatttttttattattttatgcaaATATGTGTTCGTGTCGGTGCATCATACTTCAAAATAAACcggtataataattattttttcacaaattattttaacaacttAGTAATTAATTGCTATATTTAGTGAAAGTAGCTTGAaagataatttttcttaatcttaataaagtatcaattattttttttttgtgtatataaaatcttcttaaaattcgataataaaaaaaatattataaactagtctgaaaatagttttaaaaactattactGCAACACAAGTTTGTAATGATTTGGGATAAAAGGAAATActaaatttattgatatttaattaattaagacttCTCATTTTCTGTTTGCAGCACCCCTTCTGCCTTTAGTGGATTCttcttttattatgaaaatttccACCCTTTTGAtatgataatagtaataataaattattataaaattcgATCCCGAATAAATAAGGTTAGCAAAATCCGGTTATGCAACCCATTGATGGACCCGTTCCCAGTCCCGGACCCGTTCCCGAAAGAGGTGGGTTAATGCTAAACCCTACATAACCCATTTTGAATTTCTGCTAAAGGTGCGGGGAATGCAATGCTCCAAAGTTGGCACTGTCCCTCTGAATCTGATCTACTATGAATCGTTTGAAGGCAATTGTTGCTAACCTCAGATTCCTCGACTCGCCAGTCACCACGAGACTCATTGCAACTCGGTCTATCCGAATCACTCAGAACCAGGTGACTCATTTCTCTCTTTACACTCCATCTCCCTTTTTTGATCATTCTCACGATTTTCCCTTTCCCAACCTCCATCGGAAGCTCTACTTTTCTTCCAAATCAAATCCCATTACCGAGCTTATTTTGACGAGCCATTGGTCCAAGGAGTTAGAGCACGAGTTAGAAAAATGCTACCCATCCCTGACCCATGAAACtgttgtttacattttaaagcGGTTGGAAGCATATCCAGAAAAAGCATGGCGCTTTTTTGATTGGGTTAGTACCAATAAATGGTTTAGAGCAAGTTCTACAGTATATGGCTTAATTCTTAGGATCTTGGCCACTGAGGAGACGATAAAACAATTTTGGATTATTCTATGGACTATGAAGAGAAAagggttttatttttatgaagagatgtatttttcaagtttagtcgcttttaaaaggaaaaagatggACAGGGATTGCTCGTCTCTTACCCACTTCTATAATCGGAGTATACGGGAAGATGCAATGCGTAGAGTTGTTGCCAATGTTGTTGGCATCATTTCAGTGTCTAAATGGGgtgatggtgttaatggtgaaCTTGCAAAGGTTAAAATTCAGCTCTCCGATAATTTTGTAATAAGGGTTTTGAGAGAGCTTCGAAACACTCCTTTAAAGGCTTACGAGTTCTTTCGTTGGGTTGGTAGACAATCTGGTTATGTGCATAATACAATGACTTATAATGCACTTGCAAGAGTTCTGGCGAGGACAGATTCAATTGAGAAGTTTTGGAGTGTCATTGAGGAGATGAAGAGTGTGGGTCATGAATTGGATATTGATACTTACTTAAAGATATCAAGGATGCTTCAAAAGAATAGGATGATGGAAGATGCTGTCAAGCTTTATGAGCTGATGATGGATAGTTCATATAAGCCTTCTGTTAAGGATTGCAACTTTCTTTTGAAAAGTATCTCTGAAGGTGATAAGCCAAATTTGGATTTAGTTTTCAGGTTTTCTAAGAAATATGAGTCAACAGAGCACGCTCTCTCCAAGGCAATCTATGATGGGATCCACAGGTCTTTGACAAATTCTGGGAAGCTTGACGAAGCTGAGAATATTGTTAATCGTATGAGAAATGCTGGTCATGAA contains:
- the LOC114176022 gene encoding pentatricopeptide repeat-containing protein At3g48250, chloroplastic-like is translated as MNRLKAIVANLRFLDSPVTTRLIATRSIRITQNQVTHFSLYTPSPFFDHSHDFPFPNLHRKLYFSSKSNPITELILTSHWSKELEHELEKCYPSLTHETVVYILKRLEAYPEKAWRFFDWVSTNKWFRASSTVYGLILRILATEETIKQFWIILWTMKRKGFYFYEEMYFSSLVAFKRKKMDRDCSSLTHFYNRSIREDAMRRVVANVVGIISVSKWGDGVNGELAKVKIQLSDNFVIRVLRELRNTPLKAYEFFRWVGRQSGYVHNTMTYNALARVLARTDSIEKFWSVIEEMKSVGHELDIDTYLKISRMLQKNRMMEDAVKLYELMMDSSYKPSVKDCNFLLKSISEGDKPNLDLVFRFSKKYESTEHALSKAIYDGIHRSLTNSGKLDEAENIVNRMRNAGHEPDNITYGQVIVGLCKMRRLEEACKVLEEMESCGCIPDNNTWTLLVQGHCAANEVDRALLCLHKMIAKGCNLDAAVLGVLTDSFLGQKRIDDAYKLLVEVATKHGASPSHSTYKKLIVNLLEIGKFDEALNLLCLTRKHKYTPIIEPFVQYISNVGSVEDAVKFLKSKGSPRSYLIYLRVFKSLLGKGRLSDANDLLSKIPSYISKSKEIRELFNSMENCKVHSLGDISQ